A stretch of the Chlamydia pecorum E58 genome encodes the following:
- the waaA gene encoding lipid IV(A) 3-deoxy-D-manno-octulosonic acid transferase → MKRFFYRTFGYFYDVALIFAFILAFPKIAYKMLVYGKYKRSIAVRFGIKKPVVPGLGPLVWFHGASVGEIRLLYPIIERFFEEFPEWRVVVTACSEAGVKQAEQLYCPMGATVSILPLDFSLIINPLVRKLSPSLMVFSEGDCWFNLVQEAKRAGAAIVVVNGRISKESSRGFKFLMRLGKNYFSPVDLFLLQDAVYKQRFLSLGIAEKKLHITGNIKTYIKSSTSKKQIRGEWRERLGIASEEQLIVLGSTHKSDDEKWLPAIAALLQKNIKVLWVPRHIEKTKDLEESLRRYDLPYGLWSQKVSFHDSPIVVVDEIGLLQQLYAAGDVAFVGGTFDPKIGGHNLLEPLQNEVPLLFGPCITSQSEVAERLLQSHVGMCVHNTDAILDAVIFLLDHVEEREHLVHKGKVFLQEEGAAFENTWDALKSFFIPLYKNIRV, encoded by the coding sequence ATGAAGCGTTTCTTCTATCGAACATTTGGGTATTTCTATGATGTTGCGTTAATTTTTGCCTTTATTTTAGCGTTCCCTAAGATAGCATATAAAATGCTTGTGTATGGGAAATATAAGCGTTCTATAGCTGTTCGCTTTGGGATAAAAAAGCCCGTTGTGCCGGGATTAGGGCCTTTGGTATGGTTTCATGGAGCTTCTGTAGGGGAGATCCGTTTACTTTACCCTATTATCGAGCGTTTTTTTGAGGAGTTTCCCGAATGGCGGGTAGTAGTGACGGCATGTAGTGAAGCTGGAGTGAAGCAGGCAGAGCAGTTATATTGCCCTATGGGAGCAACTGTTTCCATTTTGCCTTTAGACTTTAGCTTAATTATAAACCCTTTAGTGCGTAAGTTATCTCCCTCCTTAATGGTATTCTCTGAAGGGGATTGTTGGTTTAATCTTGTTCAGGAGGCAAAGAGGGCTGGGGCTGCCATTGTAGTTGTGAATGGAAGAATCTCCAAGGAGTCTTCTCGGGGATTTAAGTTTTTAATGCGCTTAGGGAAAAATTATTTTTCTCCTGTGGATCTCTTTTTGCTTCAAGATGCTGTTTATAAACAGCGGTTTCTCTCTTTAGGAATTGCTGAAAAGAAACTGCACATCACAGGAAACATCAAAACCTATATAAAATCTTCTACTTCAAAAAAACAGATTCGTGGGGAATGGAGGGAGCGCTTGGGGATTGCTTCTGAAGAGCAACTTATAGTGTTAGGCTCTACACATAAAAGCGATGATGAGAAATGGTTGCCAGCAATAGCAGCTCTGCTTCAAAAGAACATTAAGGTATTGTGGGTTCCCAGACATATAGAAAAAACTAAGGATCTTGAGGAGAGCTTACGCAGGTACGACTTACCCTATGGGTTGTGGAGTCAAAAAGTTTCCTTTCATGATTCCCCTATTGTTGTTGTAGATGAGATTGGTCTTCTTCAGCAGCTTTATGCTGCTGGAGATGTTGCTTTTGTCGGAGGGACCTTTGATCCAAAAATTGGTGGGCATAACTTGTTAGAACCATTACAAAACGAAGTTCCGTTACTTTTTGGCCCATGCATCACCTCTCAATCAGAAGTTGCTGAGCGCTTATTGCAATCCCATGTAGGGATGTGTGTGCACAACACAGATGCTATTTTGGATGCTGTTATCTTCCTCTTAGATCATGTTGAGGAGAGAGAACATCTAGTTCATAAGGGAAAAGTATTTTTACAAGAAGAGGGAGCAGCTTTTGAGAACACTTGGGATGCACTAAAAAGCTTTTTTATTCCCTTGTATAAAAATATACGAGTTTGA
- the leuS gene encoding leucine--tRNA ligase codes for MHYDPSLIEKKWQKFWKENKTFRAIEDTSKEKYYVLDMFPYPSGAGLHVGHLIGYTATDILARYKRARGFSVLHPMGWDSFGLPAEQYAIRTGTHPKLTTKKNIENFKVQLSAMGFSYDEDREFATSDAEYYHWTQKLFLYLYQQGLAYMADMAVNYCPQLGTVLSNEEVEDGLSIEGGYPVERRMLRQWILKITAYADKLLEGLDDLDWPESVKQLQRNWIGKSKGALIRFFMDSGENLEVFSTRPDTLCGVSFLVLAPEHPLVEKIVLPEKKAEVESYVQEVLGRSERDRISTVKRKSGVFTGRYAKHPITHEEIPIWIADYVILGYGSGVVMGVPGHDERDREFAETFSLPIHEVINSEGYCIHSSFGEFCLDGLCGQEAREYVIRYLERLGLGEAKVMYKLRDWLFSRQRYWGEPIPIVHFEDGTSRPLEDDELPLLPPDIEDYRPEGFGLGPLAKAKDWVDIIDSKTGKKGRRETHTMPQWAGSCWYYLRFCDAHNLLSPWSKEKESYWMPVDLYIGGAEHAVLHLLYARFWHRVFYDGGLVSTKEPFQKLVNQGLVLATSYRLPGKGYVYPEEVHEENGVWKTASGEPVLVRQEKMSKSKLNGVDPQTLIEEYGADALRMYAMFSGPLDKNKLWSNQGVAGCRRFLNRFFELVTSSKVQDVDDQQGLALAYKLVHRVTEDIEKLSLNTIPSNFMEFLNHFLKLPVYSKAALALAVRVLAPIAPHISEELWVYLGNDAGIDRALWPQTEERYLQDSLVTMVVQVNGKLRGCLKLDKDLPKDEVLLLARKAVDKYLQDVLIKKEIFVPNKLVNFVV; via the coding sequence ATGCATTATGACCCCAGCTTGATTGAAAAAAAGTGGCAGAAGTTTTGGAAGGAGAACAAAACTTTTCGAGCTATAGAGGATACAAGTAAGGAAAAGTACTACGTTTTGGATATGTTTCCTTATCCTTCTGGCGCAGGTTTGCATGTTGGCCACTTAATTGGCTATACTGCAACGGATATTCTTGCACGCTACAAAAGAGCTCGGGGGTTTTCGGTTTTGCATCCTATGGGGTGGGATAGCTTTGGTTTGCCTGCAGAGCAATATGCAATAAGAACAGGGACACATCCTAAATTAACAACAAAGAAGAATATAGAAAATTTTAAAGTGCAGCTTTCTGCCATGGGCTTTTCTTATGATGAGGATAGGGAGTTTGCTACGAGTGATGCCGAGTACTACCACTGGACACAAAAGCTCTTTCTTTATCTTTATCAGCAGGGTCTTGCCTACATGGCAGATATGGCTGTAAATTATTGCCCCCAACTAGGCACTGTACTTTCTAACGAGGAAGTGGAAGATGGCCTTTCTATAGAAGGAGGGTATCCTGTAGAGCGCAGGATGCTAAGACAGTGGATTTTAAAGATTACCGCATATGCAGATAAGCTTTTAGAAGGACTGGATGATCTTGATTGGCCCGAGAGTGTAAAGCAATTACAAAGGAACTGGATAGGAAAGTCTAAAGGAGCCTTGATTCGCTTCTTTATGGATTCTGGAGAAAATCTAGAGGTGTTTTCTACGCGTCCGGATACGCTTTGTGGAGTGAGCTTTCTTGTGCTTGCTCCTGAGCATCCCTTGGTTGAGAAAATTGTCTTGCCAGAGAAAAAAGCTGAAGTGGAGAGCTATGTTCAAGAGGTTTTAGGAAGAAGTGAGAGAGACCGTATCAGTACTGTAAAGCGCAAGAGCGGGGTATTTACAGGAAGGTATGCTAAGCATCCTATTACTCACGAGGAGATTCCTATTTGGATTGCAGACTACGTTATTTTGGGCTATGGGTCAGGCGTGGTAATGGGGGTCCCTGGGCATGATGAGAGAGATCGTGAGTTTGCTGAGACCTTTTCCCTCCCGATTCATGAAGTGATCAATAGTGAAGGCTATTGTATACACAGTAGCTTTGGTGAGTTTTGCTTGGACGGTTTGTGTGGGCAGGAAGCTCGAGAGTATGTTATACGTTATTTGGAGCGCTTAGGTTTAGGAGAAGCAAAGGTAATGTATAAGTTGCGGGATTGGCTGTTTTCTCGCCAAAGGTATTGGGGAGAGCCGATTCCTATTGTGCATTTTGAAGATGGTACGAGCCGTCCTTTGGAAGATGATGAGCTTCCCTTATTACCTCCTGATATTGAAGATTACCGCCCTGAAGGATTTGGTCTAGGGCCTTTAGCAAAAGCTAAAGATTGGGTAGACATTATTGATAGCAAAACTGGAAAGAAGGGAAGGAGGGAGACTCATACGATGCCTCAGTGGGCGGGGTCATGTTGGTATTATCTGCGTTTTTGTGATGCCCATAACTTATTGTCACCTTGGTCTAAGGAAAAGGAGTCTTATTGGATGCCTGTGGACCTGTATATTGGAGGCGCTGAGCATGCTGTTCTTCATTTATTATATGCGAGGTTTTGGCATCGGGTATTTTATGATGGAGGGCTGGTTTCGACAAAAGAACCTTTCCAGAAGCTTGTAAACCAAGGACTCGTACTAGCAACTTCTTATCGCTTACCTGGGAAGGGGTATGTCTATCCTGAAGAGGTACATGAGGAAAATGGCGTATGGAAGACTGCTTCTGGAGAGCCTGTATTGGTGCGACAGGAAAAGATGTCAAAATCCAAGCTTAACGGTGTGGATCCTCAGACTCTTATTGAGGAGTATGGTGCGGATGCATTACGGATGTATGCGATGTTTTCAGGACCTTTGGATAAGAACAAACTTTGGTCAAATCAGGGGGTTGCAGGTTGTCGACGTTTCCTTAACCGATTTTTTGAGTTGGTAACTTCTTCGAAGGTTCAAGATGTGGATGATCAGCAGGGCTTAGCTCTGGCCTATAAGCTTGTACATCGTGTAACAGAGGATATTGAAAAACTTTCGTTAAATACGATTCCCTCGAATTTTATGGAGTTTTTGAACCACTTCCTTAAGCTTCCTGTCTATTCTAAGGCTGCCTTGGCTTTGGCAGTTAGGGTGTTAGCCCCTATAGCTCCCCATATTAGCGAAGAGCTTTGGGTTTATTTGGGAAATGATGCAGGAATAGATCGTGCTTTATGGCCACAGACAGAGGAGCGCTATCTCCAGGACTCTTTAGTAACAATGGTAGTTCAGGTAAATGGTAAGTTACGTGGGTGTTTAAAATTGGATAAGGATCTTCCTAAAGATGAGGTTCTCCTTTTGGCTAGGAAGGCTGTTGATAAGTATCTGCAAGATGTCTTAATTAAAAAAGAGATTTTTGTTCCAAATAAGTTAGTGAATTTTGTTGTGTGA
- a CDS encoding alpha/beta hydrolase gives MKYFAALVSFLSLAITTAIGTASIPGFPDVPEDLLKVSSEIIDSQEICTAINIYSRGYNLIGVFHLPTTQMPAGGFPTVLLFHGFRGSKYGGASHPYRKLAQKLAQNGIACIRVDMAGCGDSEGHAESIEIRTYLANGEDILAAVSNYPEVNPFRLGAAGFSLGCHTALHLASLYEPSHFTLKSLSLWAPIADGGILLKELYDQYKLNKENAAAIGKGFGIGPLPLVVRPRDIEDLLKIQDHVVANSLPTRPYILHQQGEKDDIVSLTQRSLFQKTAPGKMSFQVYQDTGHSIEDSPYFDEIMQEIITHFTRTL, from the coding sequence GTGAAGTATTTTGCTGCTCTAGTTTCGTTTTTGTCCCTGGCTATTACCACGGCAATAGGGACAGCATCCATTCCAGGATTCCCAGACGTTCCCGAAGATCTACTTAAAGTTTCCTCCGAAATTATTGACTCCCAAGAAATCTGCACTGCAATTAATATTTATAGTCGAGGGTATAACCTTATCGGAGTATTTCATCTTCCTACCACACAAATGCCTGCGGGGGGGTTCCCTACTGTACTCCTATTTCACGGCTTTAGAGGAAGCAAATACGGTGGTGCCTCCCATCCCTATAGAAAATTAGCTCAAAAGCTTGCGCAAAATGGCATTGCTTGTATTCGCGTGGATATGGCGGGATGTGGGGATAGTGAAGGTCATGCAGAGTCTATAGAGATCAGAACATATTTAGCCAATGGCGAAGATATCCTAGCTGCTGTTAGCAATTATCCTGAAGTTAACCCCTTTAGGTTAGGAGCTGCAGGTTTCTCTCTAGGATGTCATACAGCTCTTCACTTGGCTAGTTTGTATGAACCTTCTCACTTTACATTAAAATCTCTCAGTCTTTGGGCTCCTATTGCAGATGGGGGGATCCTCTTAAAAGAACTCTATGATCAATACAAATTAAATAAGGAAAATGCAGCAGCTATTGGCAAAGGCTTCGGTATAGGTCCTCTTCCTCTTGTAGTTCGCCCTCGTGATATTGAGGACTTATTAAAAATCCAGGATCATGTTGTAGCAAATTCCCTTCCTACGCGTCCCTACATCCTTCATCAACAAGGAGAAAAGGATGATATTGTCTCTCTCACTCAAAGATCTCTGTTTCAAAAGACGGCTCCTGGAAAAATGAGTTTCCAAGTGTACCAAGATACCGGACATAGTATCGAAGATTCCCCTTACTTTGATGAAATTATGCAAGAGATCATCACCCACTTCACTCGGACTCTATAA
- a CDS encoding FAD-dependent oxidoreductase, translated as MTDILVIGANPTGLALANMLIQHEISVKVIDHRSSPEEPSLLDCRNLPVILSCSALELLHNGGILQDFLKTQHKIFGARYHWKKRSLLFKFNQTNNSPTPFSIITTYQELETHLREVFIQRGGVIDWATRPVTLIEDSIFIENVTSSQNFEKREIYNPKWIIACEADADPDIKDLLKSHIKRKTHKETFFAHCHEGQPFEESHVHLIPLTKLFLNFVFFNPIEKTKQLYLPYMLSPKLKEKLRYTYNLNIAEEFSHIKATLNVLPAEHGNILFLGQLAQSLSFSYVNGINANIHAAFNLAWKLIPVLKQAASKYLIKVKEQRNGNLLPLFSEKIERRTKKLPFSSIYAPALMYYFLKGCRQLDHIGGEYYYPPHKALKYRSSDLIKISPQDKEIQGPGPGMRAADIQLENGTFLLDPLHGTKHQLIFFKDREDLYQALKEEYGEWIEVTVVKDPKVFKLYHANPNSLFIIRPDRYIGYRTHEFKLHELISYLLRIFAAEQIP; from the coding sequence ATGACGGATATTTTAGTCATAGGAGCCAATCCCACAGGTCTTGCGTTGGCAAATATGCTGATACAACACGAGATCTCAGTTAAAGTTATAGATCATCGCAGTTCTCCAGAAGAACCCAGCTTATTAGATTGTCGGAATCTTCCTGTAATCCTGTCCTGTTCCGCCTTAGAGCTTCTTCATAATGGTGGCATCTTACAAGACTTCTTAAAAACTCAGCATAAAATCTTCGGAGCCCGCTATCATTGGAAAAAGCGCTCGCTCCTGTTTAAGTTTAATCAGACTAACAACTCTCCTACTCCCTTTTCTATAATCACTACATACCAAGAACTTGAAACGCATTTAAGGGAAGTCTTTATTCAGAGAGGAGGAGTCATTGATTGGGCAACACGCCCTGTTACTCTCATCGAAGATAGCATCTTTATTGAAAACGTAACTTCATCGCAGAACTTCGAAAAACGAGAAATTTATAATCCTAAATGGATTATTGCTTGTGAAGCAGACGCTGATCCTGACATCAAAGACTTACTTAAGTCTCATATCAAGCGTAAAACCCATAAGGAAACTTTCTTTGCACACTGTCATGAGGGGCAGCCTTTTGAAGAAAGCCACGTCCATCTTATCCCCCTTACAAAGCTTTTCTTAAATTTTGTTTTCTTCAATCCTATAGAAAAAACCAAGCAACTTTACCTTCCTTACATGCTCTCTCCTAAGCTTAAAGAAAAGCTCCGCTATACATATAATCTTAATATTGCTGAGGAATTCTCTCACATTAAGGCTACTCTCAATGTTTTGCCTGCAGAGCATGGGAATATCTTGTTCTTAGGTCAGCTTGCCCAAAGTCTATCTTTTTCCTACGTTAACGGGATTAATGCAAACATTCACGCTGCTTTTAACCTCGCTTGGAAACTGATTCCTGTATTAAAACAAGCTGCATCAAAATACCTGATCAAAGTTAAAGAACAGCGTAATGGAAATCTTCTTCCTCTGTTTAGTGAAAAAATAGAAAGAAGAACAAAGAAACTCCCGTTTTCTAGCATCTATGCTCCAGCGCTGATGTATTATTTTCTCAAGGGATGCCGGCAGCTAGATCACATAGGCGGGGAATATTACTACCCCCCACACAAAGCCTTAAAGTACCGCTCTAGCGACCTAATCAAAATCTCTCCTCAAGATAAAGAAATTCAAGGCCCTGGGCCAGGAATGCGTGCTGCTGATATCCAATTAGAAAATGGAACGTTTCTTTTAGATCCCCTTCATGGGACAAAGCACCAGCTAATTTTCTTTAAAGATCGTGAGGATCTTTACCAGGCCCTAAAAGAAGAGTATGGCGAATGGATCGAGGTTACTGTAGTCAAGGATCCCAAAGTCTTCAAACTCTATCATGCCAATCCTAACTCCTTATTTATCATCCGGCCAGACCGCTACATTGGCTATAGAACTCACGAGTTTAAGCTACACGAGCTAATCTCTTATCTACTTAGAATCTTCGCTGCTGAACAGATACCTTAA